A portion of the Bacteroides faecium genome contains these proteins:
- a CDS encoding NAD(P)H-dependent flavin oxidoreductase: protein MKPFFIGNIEIKTPIIQGGMGVGISLSGLASAVANEGGIGVISCAGLGLLYPKGKGSYTEKCICGLKEEIHKARQKSKGIIGVNIMVALSNYAEMVRTAINEKIDVIFAGAGLPLDLPLYLTQESKTKLVPIVSSSRAARVICEKWLKNHDYLPDAIVVEGPKTGGHLGFKKEQLQDEKYALEALIPEVVAIASSYKEKKNIPVIAAGGISTGEDIARFMQLGASAVQMGSIFVTTLECDASQTFKEVYIDSKAEDVLIIESPVGMPGRAINGEFIRNVEKGQEKPKCCPFHCIKTCDYQKSPYCIIKALYNAAKGNMKRGYAFAGSNAFLSDKIRSVKEVINTLDNEFLLASSRLAPMKIRS from the coding sequence ATGAAACCATTTTTTATTGGAAATATAGAAATAAAAACACCTATCATACAAGGTGGAATGGGAGTCGGAATTTCATTATCCGGCCTGGCGTCAGCCGTAGCCAACGAAGGCGGCATAGGTGTTATTTCATGCGCAGGCTTAGGTTTGCTATACCCGAAAGGGAAAGGTAGTTACACCGAGAAATGCATTTGCGGGCTGAAAGAAGAAATCCACAAGGCACGGCAGAAATCAAAAGGAATCATCGGGGTGAATATCATGGTGGCATTATCCAATTATGCCGAAATGGTACGCACTGCCATAAACGAGAAAATAGATGTAATCTTTGCCGGAGCAGGATTACCCCTTGACCTGCCCCTATACCTGACACAAGAAAGCAAAACGAAACTAGTTCCCATCGTATCTTCTTCAAGAGCTGCCAGGGTTATATGTGAGAAATGGCTGAAGAATCACGATTATCTGCCTGACGCCATCGTAGTGGAAGGTCCCAAGACCGGCGGGCATCTGGGATTCAAGAAAGAGCAGTTGCAAGATGAGAAATATGCTCTGGAAGCATTGATACCGGAAGTGGTAGCGATTGCATCGAGCTACAAAGAAAAAAAGAATATCCCTGTCATTGCCGCCGGCGGAATCTCCACAGGCGAAGATATTGCGAGGTTCATGCAATTGGGAGCCTCGGCTGTGCAGATGGGAAGTATTTTTGTAACTACACTGGAGTGTGATGCTTCGCAGACCTTCAAAGAAGTGTACATCGACTCTAAAGCCGAAGACGTTCTCATTATTGAAAGCCCCGTAGGAATGCCCGGAAGAGCTATCAACGGAGAATTTATACGTAATGTAGAAAAAGGACAGGAAAAGCCCAAGTGCTGCCCGTTCCATTGCATCAAGACATGCGACTATCAGAAGAGTCCTTATTGCATTATCAAGGCATTGTACAACGCAGCCAAAGGAAACATGAAAAGAGGATATGCATTTGCCGGAAGCAACGCCTTCCTCTCTGATAAGATACGCAGCGTGAAAGAAGTGATAAACACATTAGATAATGAGTTCCTGCTGGCAAGCAGCCGATTGGCTCCAATGAAAATAAGGAGCTGA
- a CDS encoding vitamin K epoxide reductase family protein: MKQNILKSFLKSLGVRHTNQFSNEIYMNHPYKYSLYGISKMLEEYHVTNVGVRVSDKDIDRLSIPFVAQLDQDFVVVNHIKRKDGKVCLMRNGVFSSVTMNEFKEQWSGAALIAEPDLMSVEPEYWKHRLSELISKGCNLLIGLIVCAILCSTIYKNWSFYSFKEAILFFLNLAGGVCSYLLLLKQLHISNEYANKFCSLFHQKDCSNVTDSKAAKIMDIFSWSEIGFGYFVSNMIILLFLPKMITYLALINMCTLPYTLWSIWYQYKKIKQWCVLCVIVQVILWCIFAVNILVNNFVLCDVFFDHILVISAIYLFPFLIINLLARLLSDRNKYRTKAWLLNEFKMKDGVFETLLKKQPYYSVNRSDSNLIWGNPNAQIGITVLTNPHCEPCAEVHKQLNELLEKEGNRIYIQYIFSAFSNELLLSNRFLIAAYFQSDRKQATTIYSDWFEKEKYRPLAFFERYDFLLNTEDIQLEIDNHFRWRMHNRLVATPVILINGYKLPPEYSIQDLGYKINEMQSID, translated from the coding sequence ATGAAACAAAATATATTGAAGTCTTTCTTAAAGAGCTTAGGAGTCAGACATACAAATCAGTTTTCTAATGAAATTTATATGAATCATCCGTATAAATATAGTTTATATGGGATTTCTAAGATGTTGGAAGAATATCATGTGACTAATGTAGGAGTACGGGTTAGTGATAAAGATATTGATAGGCTAAGCATTCCTTTTGTGGCACAATTAGATCAGGACTTTGTTGTAGTTAATCACATAAAGAGGAAAGATGGCAAAGTATGTCTTATGCGAAATGGGGTATTTTCTAGTGTGACGATGAACGAGTTCAAAGAACAATGGTCGGGAGCCGCTTTGATTGCAGAGCCGGATTTGATGTCTGTAGAACCTGAATATTGGAAACATAGGCTTAGTGAACTGATTTCTAAAGGATGCAATCTGCTTATAGGATTAATTGTTTGTGCTATTTTGTGTAGTACTATATATAAAAATTGGAGTTTCTATTCTTTTAAGGAAGCTATTCTGTTTTTCTTGAACTTGGCTGGGGGAGTATGCAGCTATCTATTGCTTTTGAAACAATTACATATTTCAAATGAATATGCGAATAAGTTTTGCTCTCTATTTCATCAAAAAGATTGTAGTAATGTAACAGATTCAAAAGCTGCAAAAATAATGGATATATTTAGTTGGAGTGAGATTGGCTTCGGCTATTTTGTTTCCAATATGATTATATTATTGTTTTTGCCGAAAATGATTACTTATTTGGCTTTAATAAATATGTGTACCTTACCTTATACACTATGGAGTATTTGGTATCAATATAAAAAGATAAAACAATGGTGTGTGCTTTGCGTAATTGTACAAGTCATATTATGGTGTATTTTCGCTGTTAATATACTTGTAAACAATTTCGTTCTATGTGATGTATTCTTCGACCACATTTTAGTTATTTCAGCAATCTATTTATTTCCTTTTTTAATTATAAATTTATTAGCGAGGCTTTTATCTGATAGAAATAAATATAGGACTAAGGCTTGGTTATTGAATGAATTTAAAATGAAAGATGGGGTATTTGAGACTTTATTAAAAAAACAACCATATTATTCCGTAAATAGATCGGATTCTAATCTTATTTGGGGGAATCCGAATGCCCAAATTGGCATAACAGTTTTAACCAATCCGCACTGTGAGCCCTGTGCTGAGGTTCACAAACAACTAAATGAGTTATTGGAAAAAGAGGGAAATAGAATCTATATACAATACATTTTCTCAGCTTTTAGTAATGAATTATTGCTAAGTAATAGATTTCTGATTGCAGCTTACTTTCAAAGTGACAGAAAACAAGCTACCACAATTTATAGTGATTGGTTCGAAAAAGAAAAATATCGTCCATTAGCATTTTTTGAACGATACGATTTCTTATTGAATACTGAGGATATACAGTTAGAAATAGACAACCATTTTCGTTGGAGAATGCACAATCGGCTTGTAGCAACTCCTGTCATACTTATAAATGGTTATAAGTTACCTCCAGAATATAGCATACAAGATTTAGGTTATAAAATAAATGAAATGCAATCAATTGATTGA
- a CDS encoding TlpA family protein disulfide reductase has translation MNTKLIFLFSFFLISLKSYSNGSVIVFKTDQEITVRVKRPISGMYNSLYVNAALSLFPHKEVCYLLSPGDYGSVSCEYSSGRKVEFYVFESDSVIVNYLDGKITFEGDNAAGNQYWNNGRIRDGWNFQQQIKGAINDALKQNEDLSIALNRVAHSPFSTETLAKIERMATDKLISEDFSTLLNNYMRSTLANTTLDELEIKSMTDSLGSEKLKRIDQLKDSIYLSLHVDDVLPIKFSSLYISSYYHRIYDKLDNMEKKLLLGKFAEETFGPYSHWLLSPPKVQYQMLFDVFLFTHYFKTKEISLLKLYEYLSENFPESEAMSIMLKFAVEEEQEKRIREKPVLIKEPIKSLHGLTNIKELKGQTLLIDLWATWCTPCRLQFRYLEDLHKLLNSYQNVTSIFISIDKREQEKVWESVVNEMSGFHLRASESLIKDIKEKVFDGKETMLIPRYILIDPTGKVINANLPRPDKPDELKLELDKYLTPKKK, from the coding sequence ATGAATACCAAGTTAATATTTTTATTTTCTTTCTTTTTAATATCATTAAAAAGTTACTCCAATGGAAGTGTTATCGTCTTCAAGACTGATCAAGAGATAACTGTGCGGGTGAAAAGGCCGATATCAGGTATGTATAACTCCTTGTATGTAAATGCTGCCCTGTCATTATTTCCTCATAAAGAAGTGTGTTACCTTTTGTCACCGGGCGACTATGGTTCTGTTTCCTGTGAGTATTCATCCGGTAGAAAGGTGGAATTTTATGTCTTTGAGTCAGATTCCGTTATTGTGAACTATCTGGATGGAAAAATAACATTTGAAGGCGACAATGCGGCAGGTAACCAATATTGGAATAATGGAAGGATTAGAGATGGTTGGAATTTTCAACAACAAATTAAAGGTGCTATCAATGATGCTTTAAAGCAGAATGAAGATTTATCTATTGCCCTGAACAGAGTGGCGCATTCACCTTTTAGTACTGAAACTCTTGCAAAAATAGAGCGAATGGCCACCGATAAGCTGATATCTGAGGACTTTTCAACGTTACTCAATAATTATATGAGGTCGACTTTAGCCAACACAACTTTAGATGAATTGGAAATAAAGTCAATGACAGATTCACTGGGGTCGGAGAAACTAAAGAGGATAGATCAATTAAAAGACTCCATATATCTATCATTGCATGTGGACGACGTGTTGCCTATAAAATTTTCTTCTCTTTATATATCCTCTTATTATCACCGTATATATGATAAGTTAGATAATATGGAAAAAAAACTATTATTAGGAAAGTTTGCTGAAGAAACTTTCGGTCCATATTCTCACTGGCTATTGTCTCCTCCCAAAGTGCAGTATCAAATGCTGTTTGATGTTTTTTTATTTACTCACTACTTTAAGACAAAAGAAATCAGTCTTTTAAAATTATACGAATATCTGAGTGAAAACTTTCCGGAAAGCGAAGCTATGTCTATTATGCTAAAATTCGCAGTAGAAGAAGAGCAAGAGAAGAGAATAAGAGAAAAACCGGTTTTGATAAAAGAACCCATTAAGAGCTTACACGGCTTGACGAACATTAAAGAACTAAAAGGTCAAACACTTTTGATTGATTTATGGGCTACTTGGTGTACACCGTGCAGATTGCAATTTCGCTACTTAGAAGACTTACATAAATTATTGAATAGCTATCAGAATGTTACGTCGATTTTTATTTCAATAGATAAACGAGAACAGGAAAAAGTTTGGGAAAGTGTAGTGAATGAAATGTCCGGTTTTCACTTGAGAGCTTCAGAAAGCCTGATAAAAGATATAAAAGAAAAAGTTTTTGACGGAAAAGAAACAATGCTGATTCCGCGGTATATACTCATTGACCCGACCGGGAAAGTGATAAATGCAAACTTGCCCAGACCTGACAAGCCGGATGAATTGAAATTGGAACTGGATAAATATTTAACACCCAAAAAGAAATGA
- the trxA gene encoding thioredoxin has product MAFEITDSNYKEVLAEGKPVVVDFWAPWCGPCKMVGPIIEELAAEFEGQVIIGKCDVDENGDVAAEYGIRNIPTVLFFKNGEIVDKQVGAVGKPVFAEKVKKLL; this is encoded by the coding sequence ATGGCTTTTGAAATTACAGACAGCAACTATAAAGAGGTGCTTGCAGAAGGCAAACCGGTTGTTGTAGATTTTTGGGCTCCTTGGTGCGGCCCTTGTAAAATGGTGGGTCCTATTATCGAAGAACTGGCAGCAGAGTTTGAAGGACAAGTAATCATCGGCAAATGCGATGTAGACGAAAATGGTGATGTGGCTGCCGAATATGGTATCCGTAACATTCCTACCGTACTGTTTTTCAAGAATGGTGAGATTGTAGACAAGCAGGTAGGTGCCGTAGGCAAACCTGTATTTGCAGAAAAAGTGAAGAAACTGCTCTAA
- a CDS encoding glycosyltransferase encodes MKNIYIIDESRSSLKNGIGTFLQEFLFCVERMDTNICLVSFNSEQSEFSIEEGDKISEMRFPVFPSGNFMTHPEVAIRFFRLYIKDSSNNVFLINYSPCIAFLQLIREFFPLSKIMYIIHDLSWTSVCLGDKKEWKASIKVSGDDVSEKERWLINAFEEEKKMCNMVDIVVCLSLSTFNVLKEIYKIDEKLIRLIPNGLRKKNMKFLDKDCLRRSVNIDKAEKVLLFVGRTTKVKGFSALIEAFRLVLKKVPNARLIIAGAIVDLTSYGDVSSRITYLGHIESEHLRKWYRISDIGVISSYSEQCSYAGIEMMQAGLPIVSSDGFGVVDMFHDGINAKVASIGNRKTDKEYIQNMAKAVLDLIESEILCAKLKITERELASSIYGIRRMKKNYQKLIDGI; translated from the coding sequence ATGAAGAATATATATATTATTGATGAATCTAGAAGTTCTCTCAAGAATGGCATAGGAACTTTCCTTCAAGAGTTTCTTTTTTGTGTAGAGCGAATGGATACGAATATCTGTCTTGTTAGTTTTAATTCTGAACAATCAGAATTTTCTATAGAAGAAGGAGACAAAATAAGCGAAATGCGTTTTCCTGTTTTTCCTTCCGGCAATTTTATGACTCATCCTGAAGTTGCTATCCGTTTTTTTCGATTATATATAAAAGATTCATCGAATAATGTTTTTCTGATAAACTACTCTCCTTGTATTGCTTTTCTACAATTAATCCGGGAGTTTTTCCCATTATCTAAGATTATGTATATTATTCATGATCTGTCGTGGACATCTGTTTGTTTGGGTGACAAAAAGGAATGGAAAGCTTCGATTAAAGTTTCAGGAGATGATGTTTCCGAAAAGGAGCGTTGGCTGATTAATGCGTTTGAAGAAGAGAAAAAAATGTGCAATATGGTTGATATTGTAGTCTGTCTGTCATTAAGTACTTTCAATGTATTGAAGGAAATATACAAGATTGATGAAAAGTTAATCAGATTAATACCGAATGGATTACGAAAAAAGAATATGAAATTCTTGGATAAAGATTGCTTACGTCGGTCTGTCAATATTGATAAAGCAGAGAAAGTTCTTCTTTTTGTGGGACGAACCACAAAAGTGAAAGGCTTTTCGGCATTGATAGAAGCATTCCGCTTAGTTCTAAAAAAAGTACCCAATGCCAGATTGATAATTGCCGGGGCTATAGTTGATTTAACTTCTTATGGAGATGTTTCGTCAAGAATTACATATCTTGGGCATATTGAATCGGAACATTTAAGGAAGTGGTATCGTATATCGGATATTGGAGTGATATCTTCATACTCTGAGCAATGTAGCTATGCCGGTATAGAAATGATGCAAGCAGGATTACCGATTGTTTCTTCTGATGGCTTTGGTGTGGTTGATATGTTCCATGATGGTATAAATGCAAAGGTTGCTTCGATTGGGAATCGAAAAACAGACAAAGAGTATATTCAAAATATGGCTAAAGCAGTGTTGGATTTAATCGAATCTGAAATTTTGTGTGCAAAGTTGAAAATAACAGAGAGGGAATTAGCTTCTTCGATTTATGGTATCCGACGAATGAAAAAGAACTATCAAAAATTAATTGATGGAATTTGA
- a CDS encoding peptidase domain-containing ABC transporter, with protein MKSFPHFLQRDAMDCGPTCLRMIAKYYGRTYSLQTLREHSFITREGVSMLGISDAAESIGFRTSGVRISFKQLVEDVPLPCVLHWNQNHFVVCYDIRKKKGGYHISIADPASQLVTYQESEFKKCWLSTKMEGEEKGAVLVLDPTPDFYDAEDEKRVGERSLTFFLKYLTPYKKQLLQLILGMLVISVLQLIAPFLTQSLVDVGIHGGNLSFITLILVAQLVVSVSQLSVGFIRSWIMLHMNARINIALISDFLIKLMKLPLHYFDTKMIGDIMQRIGDHGRIESFLTGSSISTLFSFVNFFVFSFVLAYYNLGILAIFLVGNALYVCWILLFMKYRRELDIRRFAQAAGEQSSLIQLITAMQEIKLNNCEKQKRWQWERIQVKLFKISVKGLALGQVQQVGSVFFSQTTNIVISFIAAKSVVEGEMTLGMMMSLTYIIGQLSGPISSFIGFVQQFQDAKISLERLNEVHGRKDEEQDIDSKLIVLSERREIRIEDLCFSYDGADRDYVLKDMKLTIPERKITAIVGASGSGKTTLLKLLLGFYQPNKGRITIGETPLNTINPHLWRARTGAVMQDGVIFSDTIAQNIAVGEDQIDIEHLRHAVTVANIRDFIDSLPLGYNTKIGMEGNGISQGQRQRILIARAVYKNPEYLFFDEATNALDANNEKEIMEHLNDFYKGKTVVVVAHRLSTVRHADKIVVLEKGRIVEEGSHQELAQKQGLYFNLVKNQLELGQ; from the coding sequence ATGAAGAGTTTTCCCCATTTTCTTCAACGGGATGCCATGGATTGCGGACCGACGTGCCTGCGTATGATAGCGAAATACTATGGTAGGACTTATTCGCTTCAGACACTTCGTGAGCATTCTTTCATCACTCGTGAAGGAGTTTCGATGCTTGGCATCAGCGATGCGGCAGAATCTATCGGCTTTCGGACTTCCGGTGTACGGATTTCATTCAAACAATTGGTGGAAGATGTTCCTCTTCCATGCGTTCTTCATTGGAATCAGAATCATTTTGTAGTTTGTTATGACATCCGTAAGAAGAAAGGTGGCTACCATATTTCTATAGCAGATCCCGCCAGTCAATTGGTGACTTATCAAGAAAGTGAATTTAAGAAATGTTGGCTTTCCACAAAAATGGAAGGAGAAGAAAAAGGGGCAGTTTTAGTATTGGACCCGACGCCAGATTTTTATGATGCGGAAGATGAGAAAAGAGTAGGGGAGCGTAGTTTGACTTTTTTCTTGAAATATTTGACTCCTTATAAGAAACAGTTACTGCAACTTATCTTGGGGATGTTGGTTATCAGTGTACTACAATTAATAGCTCCTTTTCTAACGCAGTCATTGGTCGATGTCGGTATTCATGGAGGTAATCTGTCCTTTATAACTTTGATATTGGTTGCACAACTGGTCGTTTCGGTTTCTCAATTATCTGTTGGCTTTATTCGCAGTTGGATCATGCTTCACATGAATGCACGAATCAATATAGCGTTGATTTCCGATTTCCTTATCAAGCTGATGAAACTTCCACTTCATTATTTCGATACGAAAATGATTGGCGACATCATGCAGCGAATCGGTGACCATGGGCGTATTGAATCATTTCTGACAGGATCGTCTATCAGTACATTGTTCTCGTTTGTCAATTTCTTTGTCTTTTCTTTCGTGTTGGCGTATTATAATTTAGGGATTCTGGCAATCTTTTTAGTTGGTAATGCTTTATACGTCTGCTGGATTCTGCTCTTTATGAAATACCGGCGAGAACTCGATATCCGGCGTTTTGCACAGGCAGCAGGAGAACAGAGTAGCCTGATACAGTTAATCACCGCCATGCAGGAGATTAAATTGAATAACTGTGAGAAACAGAAACGTTGGCAATGGGAGCGCATTCAAGTAAAGTTATTCAAAATCAGTGTGAAAGGATTGGCGTTAGGACAAGTTCAACAGGTGGGATCCGTTTTCTTTAGCCAAACGACCAACATCGTCATTTCATTCATTGCAGCCAAATCAGTGGTGGAAGGAGAAATGACACTTGGTATGATGATGTCATTGACGTATATTATCGGGCAACTTTCCGGTCCGATAAGTTCCTTTATAGGTTTTGTTCAACAATTTCAGGATGCTAAAATCAGTTTGGAGCGCTTGAATGAGGTACATGGTAGAAAAGACGAGGAACAGGATATAGATTCAAAACTGATAGTACTGTCCGAAAGGCGCGAGATACGGATAGAAGATTTATGTTTTAGTTATGATGGCGCCGACAGGGATTATGTATTGAAGGATATGAAGTTGACAATCCCGGAGAGGAAAATCACAGCCATTGTAGGAGCAAGTGGTAGCGGAAAAACAACGCTGCTTAAACTGCTACTTGGATTCTATCAGCCGAATAAAGGGAGGATTACGATCGGAGAAACTCCTTTGAATACTATTAACCCTCATTTGTGGCGTGCCCGCACTGGAGCGGTGATGCAGGATGGAGTTATTTTCTCCGATACTATCGCACAGAACATTGCTGTCGGTGAAGATCAGATTGACATCGAACATCTCCGGCATGCCGTTACGGTAGCTAATATTCGTGATTTTATCGATTCTCTTCCATTAGGATACAATACGAAAATTGGTATGGAAGGCAATGGAATCAGTCAGGGGCAGCGGCAGCGCATTTTGATAGCTAGAGCTGTCTACAAAAATCCTGAATATTTGTTTTTTGATGAAGCTACTAATGCATTGGATGCCAATAATGAAAAAGAAATAATGGAACATCTGAACGATTTTTACAAAGGTAAAACTGTGGTGGTTGTAGCCCATCGATTGAGTACTGTGAGACATGCGGATAAGATAGTGGTATTAGAAAAAGGCAGAATTGTCGAAGAGGGGAGTCATCAGGAATTGGCACAGAAGCAAGGATTGTATTTTAACTTGGTGAAGAACCAACTGGAACTCGGGCAATAA